A genomic segment from Nonomuraea helvata encodes:
- a CDS encoding nuclease-related domain-containing protein → MDSDNQREDGHNASPIWVSDRPESEQTAAAQPSAPTSTYAPVERASVRNLLQQPGFRRLRNRALLAIAVAVVVGFLVGDWRVGVTAGVVAAILDAFYRARSHSSVPAWRRTSVAERRTEAQLRKLERSGYRTLHARAIPNSEAQIDHLVVGPTGVYAVDSEKWDKRLPVRVQMGKKLFHGPFDKKARLAEAKWEASQASELITKSFGREVAVVPSLAIYGPPVPWKIMTIRGVDVYQGDRARKWITKRERALTNSEIDRIYDIAAQVLPARYGDD, encoded by the coding sequence GTGGACTCCGACAACCAGCGAGAAGACGGTCACAACGCGTCACCGATCTGGGTGAGCGACCGGCCTGAGAGCGAGCAGACCGCCGCCGCGCAGCCTTCGGCGCCCACCTCCACGTACGCGCCCGTCGAACGGGCGTCCGTACGTAACCTGCTGCAACAACCGGGCTTTCGCCGCCTGCGCAACCGCGCGCTGCTGGCGATCGCCGTCGCCGTGGTGGTGGGCTTCCTCGTGGGCGACTGGCGGGTGGGCGTGACCGCGGGCGTGGTCGCGGCCATCCTGGACGCGTTCTATCGCGCGCGTTCGCACTCGTCCGTGCCCGCCTGGCGGCGCACGTCCGTGGCGGAGCGCCGCACGGAGGCGCAGCTGCGCAAGCTCGAGCGCAGCGGCTACCGCACGCTCCACGCCAGGGCGATCCCCAACAGCGAGGCCCAGATCGACCATCTCGTGGTCGGCCCGACCGGTGTGTACGCGGTCGACTCCGAGAAGTGGGACAAGCGGCTGCCCGTACGCGTGCAGATGGGCAAGAAGCTCTTCCACGGCCCCTTCGACAAGAAGGCCCGCCTCGCCGAGGCCAAATGGGAGGCGTCGCAGGCCAGCGAGCTGATCACCAAGTCGTTCGGCCGCGAGGTGGCGGTCGTGCCCTCGCTCGCCATCTACGGCCCCCCGGTGCCGTGGAAGATCATGACCATTCGCGGCGTGGACGTCTACCAGGGCGACCGCGCCCGCAAGTGGATCACCAAGCGGGAGCGGGCGCTGACCAACAGCGAGATCGACCGGATCTACGACATCGCGGCCCAGGTCCTCCCCGCCCGGTACGGCGACGACTAG
- a CDS encoding TetR/AcrR family transcriptional regulator: MTITRRVRARRGEGVLLREEILRAAEKLLDESGSEDALTLRAVAMRARVSTPSVYMHFADKGALVEAVCLRVWGEFGRMFTENLGGDPFLALGKCARAYARFALDHPVQYRVLMMRASTGPGVPPAAAECFRHMVNAVSACVETRVLEGDPEELALGLWSAVHGCVSLLIAQPSFPWPRDREALIDQIVRMAGFGTALYSRLPQQLPPSAELARALDDFGARLVPDAGEPEI, encoded by the coding sequence ATGACCATCACCAGACGCGTGCGCGCACGACGCGGAGAGGGAGTGCTCCTGCGGGAGGAGATCCTGCGAGCGGCGGAGAAGCTGCTGGACGAGTCGGGCAGCGAGGACGCGCTCACGCTGCGCGCGGTAGCCATGCGCGCGAGGGTGTCCACGCCGTCGGTCTACATGCACTTCGCCGACAAGGGCGCGCTCGTCGAAGCGGTGTGCCTGCGGGTCTGGGGCGAGTTCGGCCGGATGTTCACCGAGAACCTGGGCGGCGACCCGTTCCTCGCCCTGGGCAAGTGTGCGCGCGCGTACGCCCGCTTTGCCCTGGACCACCCGGTGCAGTACAGAGTGCTGATGATGCGGGCCTCGACGGGACCGGGCGTGCCCCCGGCCGCCGCCGAGTGCTTCCGTCACATGGTGAACGCGGTCTCGGCCTGCGTGGAGACCCGTGTGCTCGAGGGCGATCCAGAGGAGCTCGCGCTGGGCCTCTGGTCGGCCGTGCACGGCTGCGTCTCCCTGCTGATCGCCCAGCCGTCGTTTCCGTGGCCGCGTGACAGGGAGGCGCTCATCGACCAGATCGTCCGCATGGCCGGCTTCGGCACCGCGCTGTACTCGCGCCTGCCGCAGCAGCTGCCGCCGAGCGCGGAGCTGGCCAGGGCCCTGGACGACTTCGGCGCCCGGCTGGTGCCGGACGCCGGGGAGCCGGAGATCTAG
- a CDS encoding serine hydrolase has product MRVRRLSLSVLLAVAGCAAPSIAVPPPAAPVRQPVGVVVESVLPVAARRALDQSLDRYLRDRPGRAALAVYDRTTGTRYAFRERTPFMLASVMKVDILLAFLLTKRGELSDYERDLASRMIRDSDNDCAGELYMTIGGREGFARVLRRLGVEHTEPGPSLYWGTTLSRPSDQVKVLEQLTDPKGPLPAPDRRYALKLMSSVQPSQAWGVSAAGGEVALKNGWLPADAHGGLWTINSVGRLDVRGHELLIAVLSERSPTMETGIATVERLARLAVDALTGPEETVSASKVF; this is encoded by the coding sequence ATGCGTGTTCGGAGGCTCTCGCTCTCTGTCCTGCTGGCCGTGGCCGGCTGCGCCGCCCCGTCGATCGCCGTACCGCCCCCGGCCGCTCCCGTCCGGCAGCCGGTCGGCGTCGTCGTCGAGAGCGTGCTGCCCGTTGCCGCGCGGCGCGCTCTCGACCAGAGCCTGGATCGCTACCTGCGTGACCGTCCCGGCCGCGCGGCGCTGGCCGTCTACGACCGGACGACCGGCACCAGGTACGCCTTCCGCGAGCGCACGCCGTTCATGCTGGCCAGCGTGATGAAGGTGGACATCCTGCTGGCGTTCCTCCTCACCAAGCGCGGTGAGCTGAGCGACTACGAGCGCGATCTGGCCTCCCGGATGATCCGTGACAGCGACAACGACTGCGCGGGAGAGCTCTACATGACCATCGGCGGCCGGGAGGGGTTCGCCAGGGTCCTGCGCCGGCTCGGCGTCGAGCACACGGAGCCGGGACCGAGCCTCTACTGGGGAACGACCCTCAGCCGCCCGTCCGACCAGGTGAAGGTGCTGGAGCAGCTCACCGACCCGAAGGGGCCGCTGCCGGCCCCCGACCGGCGCTACGCGCTGAAGCTCATGTCGTCCGTGCAGCCGTCGCAGGCGTGGGGGGTCAGCGCGGCCGGAGGCGAGGTGGCGCTCAAGAACGGATGGCTGCCGGCCGACGCGCACGGCGGGCTGTGGACGATCAACAGCGTGGGCCGCCTCGACGTACGCGGGCACGAGCTGCTCATCGCGGTGCTGTCGGAGCGCAGCCCGACCATGGAGACGGGTATCGCCACGGTCGAACGGCTGGCCCGGCTGGCCGTGGACGCGTTGACAGGGCCCGAGGAGACCGTCAGCGCGTCCAAGGTGTTCTAG
- the ilvD gene encoding dihydroxy-acid dehydratase, with the protein MPALRSRTVTHGRNMAGARALLRATGVAGSDFGKPIIAVANSFTQFVPGHVHLREVGDVVSAAIREAGAIPREFNTIAVDDGIAMGHGGMLYSLPSRELIADAVEYMVNAHCADALICVSNCDKITPGMLLAAFRLNIPTIFVSGGPMEAGKTPGKKLDLIDPMIASADDSVSDAELLELEESACPTCGSCSGMFTANSMNCLTEAMGLALPGNGTILATHKARKKLFEDAGRQLVEITRRYYEDGDESVLPRSIATSDAFENAMTLDVAMGGSTNTILHILAAAREAEVDFGLKEINEISRRVPCICKVAPATNKYHIEDVHRAGGIPAILGELDRAGLLHRDVPTVNGGTLADMLASWDAKSPTVLPEAVELWHAAPGNVRTVKAYSQDNRWDDLDLDRTAGCIRDREHAYTADGGLAVLYGNISRDGAVVKTAGVDESIWKFSGPAVVFESQEQAVEGILGGRVKEGDVVVIRYEGPKGGPGMQEMLYPTSFLKGKGLGKACALITDGRFSGGTSGLSIGHASPEAAEGGAIALVEDGDIIDIDIPNRSMELRVPEAELAARRERLLADLGGYRPRDRNRPVSVALQAYAAMTTSASTGASRDLSQLSK; encoded by the coding sequence ATGCCCGCCCTCAGGTCACGTACAGTCACCCACGGCAGGAACATGGCCGGTGCCCGGGCCCTGCTCCGGGCGACCGGCGTAGCCGGGAGCGACTTCGGCAAGCCGATCATCGCGGTGGCCAACAGCTTCACCCAGTTCGTTCCGGGTCATGTGCATCTCCGGGAAGTCGGCGACGTGGTGTCCGCGGCGATCAGGGAGGCCGGGGCGATCCCGCGGGAGTTCAACACGATCGCCGTGGACGACGGCATCGCGATGGGCCACGGCGGCATGCTCTACTCGCTGCCGTCGCGCGAGCTGATCGCCGACGCCGTGGAGTACATGGTCAACGCCCACTGCGCCGACGCGCTGATCTGCGTGTCCAACTGCGACAAGATCACTCCGGGCATGCTGCTGGCCGCGTTCCGGCTGAACATCCCGACGATCTTCGTCTCGGGCGGCCCCATGGAGGCCGGCAAGACGCCCGGCAAGAAGCTCGACCTGATCGACCCGATGATCGCCTCCGCTGACGACTCCGTCTCGGACGCCGAGCTACTGGAGCTGGAGGAGAGCGCCTGCCCGACCTGTGGCTCCTGCTCCGGCATGTTCACCGCCAACTCCATGAACTGCCTGACCGAGGCCATGGGGCTCGCGCTGCCGGGCAACGGCACGATCCTGGCCACGCATAAGGCGCGCAAGAAGCTGTTCGAGGACGCCGGGCGCCAGCTCGTCGAGATCACCCGCCGCTACTACGAGGACGGCGACGAGTCGGTGCTGCCGCGCTCTATCGCCACCAGCGACGCGTTCGAGAACGCCATGACGCTCGACGTCGCGATGGGCGGCTCGACCAACACGATCCTGCACATCCTGGCCGCCGCCCGTGAGGCCGAGGTGGACTTCGGGCTCAAGGAGATCAACGAGATCTCGCGGCGCGTACCGTGCATCTGCAAGGTCGCTCCGGCCACGAACAAGTACCACATCGAGGACGTCCACCGCGCCGGCGGCATCCCCGCCATCCTGGGCGAGCTCGACCGGGCCGGGCTGCTGCACCGCGACGTGCCCACCGTGAACGGCGGCACGCTGGCCGACATGCTGGCCTCCTGGGACGCGAAGTCGCCGACGGTGCTGCCCGAGGCCGTCGAGCTGTGGCACGCGGCCCCCGGCAACGTCCGCACGGTCAAGGCGTACTCGCAGGACAACCGCTGGGACGACCTCGACCTCGACCGCACGGCCGGATGCATCCGCGACCGTGAGCACGCCTACACCGCCGACGGCGGTCTGGCCGTCCTCTACGGCAACATCTCGCGTGACGGCGCGGTGGTGAAGACGGCCGGGGTGGACGAGTCGATCTGGAAGTTCAGCGGCCCCGCGGTGGTGTTCGAGTCGCAGGAGCAGGCGGTCGAGGGCATCCTCGGCGGGCGCGTCAAGGAGGGCGACGTGGTGGTCATCCGCTACGAGGGCCCCAAGGGCGGCCCCGGCATGCAGGAGATGCTCTACCCGACGTCCTTCCTGAAGGGCAAGGGGCTCGGCAAGGCCTGCGCGCTCATCACCGACGGCCGCTTCTCCGGCGGCACCTCCGGCCTGTCGATCGGCCACGCCTCCCCCGAGGCGGCCGAGGGCGGGGCGATCGCGCTGGTCGAGGACGGCGACATCATCGACATCGACATCCCCAACCGGTCGATGGAGCTGCGGGTGCCCGAGGCCGAGCTGGCCGCGCGGCGCGAGCGGCTCCTGGCGGACCTGGGCGGATACCGGCCGCGCGACCGCAACCGGCCGGTGAGCGTGGCGCTGCAGGCGTACGCGGCGATGACGACGTCCGCGTCCACCGGCGCCTCGCGCGATCTGTCCCAGTTGTCGAAGTGA
- a CDS encoding HNH endonuclease produces MRQVLLLNATYEPLTTLSLHRAVVLVLREKADVVHRDGRGAVLRSASRTLDVPSVIRLRRYVRIPYRSRIPLTRAALMRRDDYRCAYCGQRAETIDHVIPRSRGGTHTWENCVASCTTCNHRKADKYLEELGWTLRFDPSVPRGAHWRLIGASLAGDPQWAPYLEAAA; encoded by the coding sequence ATGCGCCAGGTCCTGCTGCTCAATGCCACCTACGAGCCCCTGACCACCCTCTCGCTGCACCGCGCGGTGGTGCTCGTGCTGCGGGAGAAGGCCGATGTCGTCCACCGCGACGGCAGGGGAGCGGTGCTCCGCTCCGCGAGCCGCACGCTCGACGTCCCCTCGGTGATCAGGCTCCGAAGATATGTCCGCATTCCCTACCGGTCCCGCATCCCCCTGACCCGGGCCGCCCTCATGCGGCGCGACGACTACCGCTGCGCCTACTGCGGGCAGCGGGCCGAGACCATCGACCACGTCATCCCGCGGTCCAGGGGCGGCACCCACACCTGGGAGAACTGCGTCGCTTCCTGCACCACCTGCAACCACAGAAAGGCCGACAAGTACCTCGAGGAGCTGGGCTGGACGCTCCGCTTCGACCCGTCGGTGCCGAGGGGCGCCCACTGGAGGCTCATCGGCGCCTCGCTCGCCGGAGATCCGCAATGGGCCCCTTACCTCGAGGCCGCGGCCTGA
- a CDS encoding WYL domain-containing protein — MTTVVKHDTRPLTTAEIAALALSLAHLGAGPQAVTARRGLQHAFEHLELDDDVIATTLTTLTEPLPVEVASRARLMADAITSRLMIRLHYRDASGTVSTRDVEPVTCLVHREYWYLVGVCRMRRAIRAFRFDRIIAVEPTLTPSRPHLADRFLPFQRRKRPRAA, encoded by the coding sequence ATGACGACAGTCGTGAAGCACGATACTCGCCCGCTGACGACCGCCGAGATCGCCGCCCTCGCCCTCTCCCTCGCTCACCTCGGAGCGGGCCCCCAGGCCGTCACCGCACGGCGTGGCCTGCAGCACGCGTTCGAGCACCTGGAGCTCGACGACGACGTCATCGCCACCACGCTCACGACCCTGACGGAGCCGCTGCCCGTGGAGGTCGCCTCCAGGGCCAGGCTCATGGCCGACGCCATCACCAGCCGCCTCATGATCCGCCTGCACTACCGCGACGCCTCGGGCACCGTCTCCACGCGCGACGTCGAGCCGGTGACGTGCCTAGTCCACCGCGAATACTGGTATCTGGTCGGCGTGTGCAGGATGCGCCGGGCGATCAGGGCGTTCAGGTTCGACCGGATCATCGCGGTCGAACCCACGCTCACACCGTCCCGCCCGCACCTGGCTGACCGGTTCCTCCCGTTCCAGCGGAGAAAGCGCCCCAGGGCCGCGTAG
- a CDS encoding GNAT family N-acetyltransferase — protein MWSFTSDVEEYAAVAEPFLLGDPVRNTVALTVLANLRAGMPVKDPRFGWWTVDGEMRGAFFHTPPHPVGLADMPVEAVAPLIGALGGALPAVVGRVELTAEAERVLGAPERVVPERLYRLGTLDVPDVPGHGRLAVPADFPLLVSWYHAFGDEVRMPDADVADRVAQRLAARELFVWEAGGAPVSLAGLSPAAGGVCRIGPVYTPPSCRRNGYGSAVTAHASAVGLAERCDEVVLFTDLNNPTSNAIYQSIGYEPVSDYAHLTYS, from the coding sequence ATGTGGAGCTTTACCTCAGACGTTGAGGAGTACGCCGCGGTCGCCGAGCCGTTCCTGCTCGGCGACCCCGTGCGTAACACGGTCGCGCTCACCGTCCTGGCCAACCTGCGGGCCGGCATGCCCGTCAAGGATCCCCGGTTCGGCTGGTGGACGGTCGACGGTGAAATGCGGGGCGCGTTCTTCCACACGCCGCCGCATCCCGTCGGGCTCGCCGACATGCCCGTCGAGGCCGTCGCGCCGCTCATCGGGGCGCTCGGCGGCGCGCTCCCGGCCGTGGTGGGCCGGGTCGAGCTGACGGCGGAGGCCGAGCGGGTGCTGGGCGCGCCCGAGCGGGTGGTCCCGGAGCGCCTCTACCGTCTCGGCACGCTCGACGTGCCCGACGTGCCGGGCCACGGCAGGCTCGCCGTGCCGGCCGACTTCCCGCTGCTCGTGAGCTGGTATCACGCGTTCGGTGACGAGGTGCGCATGCCCGACGCCGACGTGGCCGACCGGGTGGCGCAGCGGCTGGCCGCCCGCGAGCTGTTCGTCTGGGAGGCGGGCGGGGCGCCGGTCTCGCTGGCCGGGCTCTCCCCGGCGGCCGGCGGGGTCTGCCGCATCGGCCCGGTCTACACGCCGCCTTCGTGCCGCAGGAACGGCTACGGCTCCGCGGTGACGGCGCACGCCAGCGCGGTCGGTCTGGCGGAGCGCTGCGACGAGGTGGTGCTCTTCACCGACCTCAACAACCCCACGAGCAACGCGATCTACCAGTCGATCGGCTACGAGCCCGTGTCCGACTACGCGCACCTGACCTATTCTTAG
- a CDS encoding zinc ribbon domain-containing protein has protein sequence MPRYDFRCRACGSTFEVSRPMSASNDPASCPEGHDDTVKLLSTVSMTGGAAAPKASGGGCCGGGCCAS, from the coding sequence ATGCCGCGTTACGACTTCCGCTGCCGCGCCTGCGGCTCCACGTTCGAGGTCTCCCGTCCCATGTCGGCCTCCAACGACCCGGCGAGCTGCCCCGAGGGGCACGACGACACGGTGAAGCTGCTCTCCACGGTCTCGATGACGGGGGGCGCGGCCGCGCCCAAGGCGAGCGGCGGCGGCTGCTGCGGCGGAGGGTGCTGCGCCTCCTAG
- a CDS encoding thioesterase family protein, protein MTARGDGEFEAVLDAQWSVGDRLHGGYLLAVLARAATESGAGAGHPHVTAVSGAFIEPPEPGEALARVETLRVGRSVAQVRAALVQDGRTRVESHITLGLLDDSDPWWSAHGPVELPPEDECFLAPTDPPGTDLTVPLMSVIEERIVPEHLSFAFGAPTRRGVIASWQRLADGSDWDPLSLLVALDPVPPVSFDLGLSGWVPTIQLSAYIRRLPAPGPIRVRMSATDVGGDRMDEAAHIWDDKGRLVAQSTQLAAVRLPV, encoded by the coding sequence TTGACCGCTCGAGGCGACGGCGAGTTCGAGGCCGTGCTGGACGCCCAGTGGAGCGTCGGCGACCGGCTGCACGGTGGCTACCTCCTGGCCGTGCTCGCCAGGGCCGCGACCGAGAGCGGGGCGGGCGCGGGCCATCCGCACGTCACGGCCGTCAGCGGCGCCTTCATCGAGCCGCCCGAGCCCGGCGAGGCCCTGGCGCGCGTCGAGACGCTCCGGGTCGGCAGGAGCGTGGCGCAGGTCAGAGCCGCTCTGGTGCAGGACGGCCGTACGCGCGTCGAGTCGCACATCACACTCGGCCTGCTCGACGACTCTGACCCCTGGTGGTCGGCGCACGGGCCGGTCGAGCTGCCTCCCGAGGACGAATGCTTCCTGGCCCCGACCGATCCCCCGGGCACGGACCTCACGGTGCCGCTGATGTCCGTGATCGAGGAGCGCATCGTTCCCGAGCATCTGTCCTTCGCGTTCGGCGCCCCCACCAGGCGCGGCGTCATCGCGAGCTGGCAGCGGCTGGCCGACGGCTCGGACTGGGACCCGCTGAGCCTGCTGGTGGCGCTCGACCCGGTGCCGCCCGTCTCGTTCGACCTGGGGCTGTCCGGGTGGGTGCCGACGATCCAGCTGTCGGCGTACATCCGCAGGCTGCCCGCTCCCGGGCCGATCAGGGTGCGGATGTCGGCCACGGACGTCGGGGGCGACCGGATGGACGAGGCGGCCCACATCTGGGACGACAAGGGGCGACTGGTGGCCCAGTCGACCCAGCTCGCCGCCGTACGGCTCCCCGTTTAG